A window of the Nitrosococcus wardiae genome harbors these coding sequences:
- a CDS encoding 2-aminoethylphosphonate aminotransferase has protein sequence MILLNPGPVNLSERVRAALLRPDLCHRETEFADLQDEIRERLLALYELDPERWAAVLLSGSGTAAMEAMVSSLVPAQGKLLVIENGVYGERLSKIAQIYGIAHGTLPHRWGAEIDIQRLEQILNEDSAITHVAVVHHETTTGRLNDLAAIGSLCHQHHTQLLVDGVSSFGAEALAFEDWGINALAATANKCLHGIPGAAFVVVRRDSLPTNSPQRSLYLDLAVYCREQDRRSTPFTPAVQSFYGLLEALRELAEDGNWQARGEHYRRLAELVADGLNSLGIESLLPRESSSCVLRAYHLPATLNYQKLHDQLKHQGFVIYAGQGGLETQIFRVSTMGAVSEQDMKHFVTTMEKILGQK, from the coding sequence ATGATTTTACTTAATCCAGGTCCCGTTAATCTTAGCGAGCGGGTACGAGCCGCTTTGCTACGTCCCGATCTCTGTCACCGGGAAACTGAGTTTGCCGATTTGCAAGACGAGATCCGGGAACGACTGTTAGCTCTCTATGAGCTTGATCCTGAGCGTTGGGCAGCCGTCCTTTTAAGTGGCTCCGGCACCGCTGCAATGGAGGCCATGGTCAGCAGTCTGGTTCCCGCTCAAGGAAAATTGCTGGTCATTGAAAATGGAGTCTATGGGGAACGACTCTCTAAAATTGCCCAAATTTACGGCATAGCTCATGGAACCTTGCCCCATCGCTGGGGGGCGGAGATTGATATTCAGCGGCTGGAACAAATCCTCAATGAGGATTCCGCCATCACCCACGTGGCCGTCGTCCACCACGAAACCACCACCGGGCGTCTCAACGATCTGGCGGCCATTGGCTCGCTTTGCCACCAACACCACACCCAGTTACTCGTCGATGGGGTCAGCAGTTTCGGTGCTGAAGCCCTCGCCTTCGAGGATTGGGGAATCAACGCCTTGGCCGCCACTGCTAACAAATGCTTGCATGGCATCCCCGGGGCTGCTTTTGTCGTGGTACGCCGTGATAGCCTGCCCACAAACTCTCCCCAACGCAGTCTTTATTTAGACCTTGCGGTTTACTGCCGAGAACAGGATCGGCGCAGCACCCCCTTCACCCCGGCAGTCCAATCTTTTTATGGGCTGTTAGAAGCCCTCCGTGAACTGGCTGAGGACGGCAATTGGCAGGCCCGTGGAGAGCATTATCGCCGATTGGCTGAGCTAGTCGCTGACGGCCTCAACTCATTAGGCATCGAATCCCTGCTGCCCCGGGAATCATCCTCCTGTGTCCTCCGGGCCTATCATTTACCCGCAACCCTCAACTATCAGAAATTGCATGACCAACTCAAACATCAAGGCTTCGTTATCTACGCGGGACAAGGAGGGTTAGAAACCCAAATCTTCCGGGTCTCCACCATGGGGGCCGTGTCTGAACAAGACATGAAACATTTTGTCACTACCATGGAAAAAATATTGGGACAAAAGTAG
- a CDS encoding RNA recognition motif domain-containing protein codes for MTSIYVGNLPFQCSQDELRELFEPFGAVNSVKLISDRETGKPRGFGFVEMDHDAAAEAIEQLNGTDFKGRPLRINEARERTSRPPRQNRRF; via the coding sequence ATGACTTCCATTTACGTAGGAAACTTGCCCTTCCAGTGCTCCCAAGATGAATTACGGGAATTGTTTGAGCCTTTTGGCGCAGTAAATTCCGTGAAACTGATTTCTGATAGAGAAACAGGAAAACCTCGTGGTTTCGGTTTTGTGGAAATGGATCATGACGCCGCTGCTGAAGCCATTGAACAGTTGAACGGCACCGATTTTAAAGGCCGCCCGCTGCGCATCAACGAGGCTCGGGAACGCACCTCCCGTCCCCCCCGTCAGAACCGCCGTTTCTAA
- the aepY gene encoding phosphonopyruvate decarboxylase, with protein MIDAHQFIDSAREFGFGCYAGVPCSLLTPFINYVIERNDLRYVSSANEGDAVALAAGAHLGGQPAIAMMQNSGLGNAVNPLTSLTYTFRIPVLLIITLRGDPELGDEPQHELMGRITGSLLEAMEIPWEYFPLENDQIRPALERASQHLKNAKRPYAFIMRKGSVASYGSSGGKVPQRACPNPPLRRHYPATSLSSRTEALTYLLARTPEHNTVVIATTGYTGRELCALEDRPNQLYMVGSMGCASSLGLGLSLTRPDLRVVVIDGDGAALMRMGNLATVGTYGGPNLIHVLLDNEAHDSTGAQATVSSNFSFAQVASACGYSLALEGNEVALLEELLNAPVQNGPRFAQLKIHPGAPRDLPRPQLTPAETKERLIAHLVRIP; from the coding sequence ATGATAGACGCTCATCAATTTATTGACAGCGCCCGTGAATTTGGCTTTGGCTGTTATGCGGGAGTCCCCTGCTCTTTGCTCACGCCTTTTATCAATTATGTCATTGAGCGCAATGATTTAAGATATGTTTCCTCGGCCAATGAAGGTGACGCCGTGGCCCTGGCCGCCGGCGCCCATTTGGGAGGGCAACCGGCTATCGCCATGATGCAAAATTCCGGCCTGGGTAATGCGGTCAATCCACTCACCTCCCTGACCTACACCTTCCGTATCCCTGTGCTTCTCATTATTACCCTGAGAGGGGATCCTGAACTGGGGGATGAACCCCAACATGAACTCATGGGCCGGATAACGGGATCGCTGCTGGAAGCCATGGAAATTCCCTGGGAGTATTTCCCTCTGGAAAATGACCAAATTCGCCCCGCTCTGGAGCGGGCCAGCCAGCACTTAAAAAATGCCAAACGCCCCTATGCCTTTATTATGCGCAAAGGCTCCGTGGCCTCCTATGGGTCCAGCGGCGGCAAAGTCCCCCAACGGGCCTGCCCTAACCCCCCGTTACGCCGCCATTATCCGGCCACGTCCCTTTCCTCCCGCACTGAGGCCTTAACCTACCTCCTCGCTCGAACGCCAGAGCACAATACCGTGGTCATTGCCACCACGGGCTATACCGGTCGAGAATTGTGTGCCCTGGAGGATCGCCCTAATCAGCTTTACATGGTCGGCTCTATGGGTTGCGCCTCATCACTGGGCCTGGGACTCTCCCTTACCCGCCCGGATCTACGAGTGGTTGTGATTGATGGTGATGGCGCCGCATTGATGCGCATGGGCAACTTAGCAACGGTGGGGACTTATGGCGGCCCCAATTTGATCCATGTGCTGTTGGACAATGAAGCCCATGACTCCACCGGGGCTCAAGCAACGGTTTCCAGCAACTTCTCCTTTGCCCAAGTAGCCAGCGCCTGCGGCTATTCTCTAGCCCTAGAAGGAAATGAAGTGGCATTACTGGAGGAATTGTTAAATGCCCCCGTCCAGAATGGTCCCCGTTTTGCCCAGCTCAAAATTCATCCGGGCGCTCCGCGGGATCTTCCCCGCCCCCAGCTTACCCCCGCTGAGACTAAAGAACGGTTAATAGCCCACTTGGTGAGGATTCCATGA